The genomic stretch CGATGGCGAAGCCGAGGTAGGCGCGGGCGAGGGCGGTGAGCCGGGGCTCCAGGGGGAGCGCGGGGTCCTCGGCCGCCGCCAGGACGCGGGCGAGCCGCTCGAACCCGGTCAGCGCCAGGGCGTTCAGCAGGGCCTGCTTGTCCTTGAAGTGCCGGCCGGGGGCGGCGTGGCTGACGCCGACCTCGCGGGCGAGTTCGCGGAGCGAGAGGGAGGCGGTGCCCTTCTCCCGCAGGGTGCGTTCCGCTGCCGTGAGCAGGGCGGTGCGCAGGTCTCCGTGGTGGTAGGGGCGGGTCTCGGGCATGCGCACCATCGTAGCTTGATGTTGACTCTGACCACTTTGTTGGCGCTGCCATCATTGTTGTCATTGACAGCATTGTTGGCGACGCCTACATTCGGGAGACATGACCGAGACGAAGCAGCAGCAGTGGACCGCGACCGATCTCCCCGATCTGCATGGCCGTACGGCCGTCGTCACCGGTGCCAACAGCGGCATCGGGCTCACCGCCGCCGACGCGCTGGCCCGCGCGGGCGCGCATGTCGTCTTCGCCGTACGGGATCCGGAGCGCGGCCGGGCCGCTGCCGCGACGGTGAACGGCAGTACGGAGGTACGGCGGCTCGACCTGGCCGATCTGGCTTCCGTGCGGGAGTTCGCGGCCGGCTGGGAGGGCAGCCCGCTGGATCTGCTGATCAACAACGCGGGCGTGATGATGCTTCCGAAGCAGCGGACCAAGGATGGCTTCGAGATGCAGTTCGGCACGAACCACCTCGGGCACTTCGCCCTGACGAACCTGCTCCTGCCGCACATCACCGGCCGCGTCGTCACCGTCTCCTCCGCCGCCCACCGCTGGGGCGACGGCACGATCCACTTCGACGACCTCAACATGGACGCGAACTACGACCCGCGCCGCGCGTACGGCCAGTCCAAACTGGCGAACCTGCTCTTCACGCTGGAACTCCAGCGCCGTCTGACGAACTCCGGCTCGCGCGCGTGCGCCCTGGCCGCCCACCCCGGCTACTCGGCCACCAACCTCCAGAGCCACGCCGCCAGCCCGGTGGCCCGGTTCGGGATGCGCCTCTCCAACCGCTTCGCGGCCCAGTCCGACCGCGCGGGGTGCCTGCCGACCCTGTACGCCGCCACCCAGGACCTGCCCGGCGCCAGCTATGTCGGCCCGGACGGCTGGGGCGAGTGGCGCGGCGGCCCCACGCTGGTGAGCCGGTCGCGGGCGGCGAGCGACCCGGCGGTGGCGCGGCGACTCTGGGCGGTGTCGGAGGAACTTACGGGGGTGCGGTGCCCGTTGGAGGTTCAGGTGGCCTGAAGGGTCATGAACGGTCCTGCTAGGCGTCGCCGTCCAGGCCGTCCCGGAGCGCCTGTGCGGTGGTGGCCGGGTCGTAGTCCTCGGCGACCCCCTGGACAAGGATGATGTCGCCGGTGATGTGCCGTGACCGGAGCGGAGCGATGTCCCGATAGGCGGGCGAGTCCCACCACTCCCGAGCCTCGGCAATCCCAGGAAACTCGATCATCACCACATCACCGGGCCAGCAGCCCTCCACCGTCTCCTGCTCCCTCACGCCGTGCACCAGGAAACGACCGCCGTACGGCTCGAAGGTGGCGCCGATGCGCTCGATGTACTCGGCGATCTCGACGTGCGGGGTGATCTCGCGCAGGTGGGCTATGGCGTAGGCGGTCATGGCGGGGTCCTTCCGTGTCGGCGCAGCCGGTGCGTACGGGCTCCTTACATCAACGATCGTGTCAGCGGGCCTGCCCGGGGTCGATGACCTGCCAGGTAATGGGGCATACGGCGTCTACATCGCAGACGAGATCCGATGGCGCATGCCCTCAAGCCACCGTCGCAGTGTCATGCCTCTGGGGGGAAGGAGTTCGAGCCCCAGGATGTGTGTCGCCTGCTTGAGCTCCTGGTCCGAGGTGACGATGGCAAGGATCTGAGTGATCTCCTCGGCAGCGCGCCCGGCTTCCTCTCCGTCCATGTCGCCGAGATAGTCATCGATGGCCTCCTCCCAACTGCCGTACCAGTCAGGGAAGTCCTGACAGAAATAGGCACCCAGCAGCTGACTCAGGGCAAGAAACCGCTCGTTCCATTCCCAGGCGTTCTGTGAGTTCAACAGTCGATTCGCAATTGCCTGTCATGTACCCCGCAAGCCTGGCCGGGATTTGAACCAGCGTCACCACCCCCTCCACGCATCCCTGCCAGGGCGCGCAGCGCGTGATCGCCGAAGTCGCCTCTGCCGCCCACGGCTATGCTCGCCGCCATGCCGCGACGCGAGGTGGGGCAGGGGCGAGCGGTCGCCGGGTGGTGGGCCGAGGTGGTGGAGCGGGAGCGGTTGGTGGGGCCGTGGCCGTGGCCCGTGCAGGAGGTGTCGGCGCGGCGTGACGGGCTGCGTGTCGAAACCGCAGTCGGTTCGGTGACCAGCGTCGACGACACCGGGCGCACCCGCTGGACCCAGCGCTGCGCGGGCCGTCCCAATGCCGTCCATCTCTCCGGTGACCGGGTCCTGGTGACCACGGACTCCCTGGAGTACACCGCCTGGGGCATCCTCGGGCCGGCCCTGCTGCTCGACCTCGCCGACGGCCGTCTGATCGCCGAACTCCGGGGCGAACGCGGTGCCGCGCGCGGCGGTGGGCGCTTCCTGCTCGGGCTGGAGGGCTACGACTGCTTCGACACCTGGGAGTACGACCGGGACGGCAACCGCACCGACGCCTGGCGCTCGTACGGCCACTACGTCGTCGGCACCGGTGTGCGGGTCGTCGAGGCCGACCGGATCCGCCCGACCAAGGGTCGTGTGGTCCGCCTGCTCCCCGGTGGCGTCGTGCAACCCGGGCCGCCCCTCTCCGATCCGCAGCCGCCCGAGCCGCTCGTCCTGAGCGACGGCACGATCCTCGTCCTGGACGGCACCCGACTTCAGGCCGTCGACCGCGGCCTGAGCAGTCGTGCGCTCGTCGAACTCGACGGAGTCGCGACGGACTTCGGTCCGCTCACCATGCGGTCGTTGCGGCGCACCGGCGAGCGGGTGATGGTTCGGGTTGGGGAGCCCCTTCCCGACGAACCCACGCAGTTCACCATCCACACCTGGACCGTCGCCCTGCGGCGACTGCCGACCACCATCTGATCCGGCGTCATAGCCGTCCTGGTTGCGCCCGGTTCCGCGTGGGAAGCTCCTAGACTGGCGCGGGCGGACTCCCGGTGGATGAGGGGCGGTTGACGGTGAGTAAGGCGTGGATCGTGGCGGGTGCCGCTGTCGCGGCGGGGCTCAGCTTCGTGATGCTGCTCGTCGTGGGGGTTTACGTCGTTGCCGGGAATCTGGCCAACGGGGTCGGTGGCGGCGCCAAGGCGTTGGCCAAGGGGGCGGTGCCCGCCGCGTATCAGACGCTTGTGCAGAAGTGGGGCAACCTCTGCCCCGCCATCAATCCCGCGCTGCTCGCCGCCCAGCTCTATCAGGAGAGCGGCTTCAATCCCAAGGCCCAGAGTCCGGCGGCCGCGCAGGGGATAGCGCAGTTCATCCCCGGCACCTGGGCCACGCACGGCATCGACGGCGACGGTGACGGGGACCGGGACGTCTGGGATCCGCAGGATGCCATTCCGTCCGCCGCGTCCTACGACTGCGAACTCGCCTCCTACGTCAAGGACGTGCCCGGCGACGCCACGAAGAACATGCTCGCCGCCTACAACGCCGGGGCGTACGCGGTCATCAAGTACGGAGGGGTGCCGCCGTACAGCGAGACCCGGAACTACGTGAAGACGATCACGACGCTGGAGGAGAGCTTCGCCGCGCCCGTCGGGCGGGTCGATCCCTCGGAGCAGGCCGCCGGGGCCATTGCCTACGCGCAGAAGAAGCTCGGGACCTTGTATCTGTGGGGTGGGGACGGCACCGCTGAGGACGGGGGGCGGTTCGACTGTTCCGGGTTGACCAAGGCTGCGTATGACAGCGTCGGGGTGTCGTTGCCGCGCGTTGCCAATGATCAGTACAACGCTGGGCCCCATCCGGCCAGGGACGAGCTGCTTCCCGGGGATCTGGTGTTCTTCTCCGACGACCTCACCAACTCGCGGGCCATCCGGCATGTGGGGATTTATGTGGGTGGCGGGTACATGATCGACGCACCGAGAACGGGTGCTGTGATCCGGTTCGACCCGATCGACACCCCCGACTACTTCGGGGCCACCCGGGTCACCGAAGATGGCGCGAAAGCGCTCCCCACCGAGGTTTAGAGGCTTCGTGAACCTACCCCCTGAGCTGCGGCGATGTATCTCTCTTCGATAACGTCTGAGTGATCATTCCGTGGAGTGTGGAACGTATCAACAGGGGCCGTGCGTTCCTGTTGACGTACTGACGTAGCCGAGCGCGGATCTACGACCACGGGGGTGGCACAGCGGCGCGCGAGATTGGCGTGCCGGAGAGAGACGACGAAGGGGCCGCAGCATCATGGCTGGACTCGCCGCATCCGGGTCGAACCCCGACGTCGAGCTGCTGTACGACATCAATGGCCTGGCCAAGGACGCGCCCGGGTGGTTCGACCGGGTCGTGGAGTTCGTCGGTGAGTACGGGCTGCTCATCGCCATGGTGCTGGTCGTGGTGTGGTGCTGGTCGTCCGTGCGGCGGAAGGGTGGGGAGGATGCCGCCTCTTCCGTAGCCGCGTTGGTGTGGGCGCCTCTTGCCGCCGCTCTCGCCGTGCTCGTGAATGTGCCCATACGGGGCTTTGTCGAGCGGCCCCGTCCCTTCCTCGACCATCAAGGTCTCGAAGTCCTGGTCTCCGGCAAGACCGACTTCTCCTTCGTGAGCGATCACGCGACGATCACCATGGCCATGGGCGTCGGGCTCTTCGTCGCCAACCGGAAGTTCGGCCTGGTGGGGATTGGGCTGGCACTGCTTGAAGGTTTCTGCCGTATCTACATGGGTGTGCACTATCCGACCGATGTCGTTGGCGGGTTCGCGCTCGGTACCGCCGTCACCTTGCTGCTCTCGCCCGTTGCCTCGGCACTGCTGACACCTGTCATGAAGGCCGTGGAGCGGTCGCCGCGGGGCGGGTGGTTGATCCGGTCGCGGAAGGGGGCGTCGAACGACGGGCAGGGCGCCGTCGTTCCCGGGGCGCGCACGGAGAATGCCGGGGCGGAGGAGCGGGACCTGGCGGCCTGAGCCGTTCCGGTGGGCCGGGGTTCTCACAGTGACTGCGGGAACGTGAAGAAACCCTTCGGGTCGTACTGCTTCTTCAGTTGCGTCAGGCGGGTCGCCGCGTCGCCGTAGTACGCCTTGCGCCAGTCCTTCAGGGTGGGGTCCGTGTAGTTCTGGTAGGCCGCTCCTGATGCGTACGGCTTCATCGCCGTGTGGGCCTCGGTCAGCCAGGACTGGGCCGTGGTGCCGCTCGTGCCCGCCTGCCAGGCGGCGATGTACTGGGCCAGCATGCGGGAGCGGCGGTGGACGAACGCCGTCGCCGTCGGGTCTACGCGGTTGACGGCGCCGCCCAGTGCCGTGAGGGCGATGCTGCCGGAGCCGCCGCGGACCGACTTCATCTTGGTGAGCAGGGTCTGGATGCCCGCCGAGGAGATCGAGCGGTCGAAGAAGTCCGACTTCGCGGCGTACGTCTCGCGGTTCAGGGCGCCCTGTGGGTTGCGGCCCGGGGTGGTGCCGGGGAGGTGGCACTGGGCGTCCGTGGTGAAGGAGGAGCAGCCCGCGTACAGCTCCATCGACTCCTCGTAGGAGCGGCGGCGGAGCGAGACGCTGGTGGCGGAGGCCCCGATGCGGTCGGCCAGGCGGTCCACGGCGTTCTGGAGTTCGCCGTAGGTGCCGAGGGAGAAGGCGGCGACGGAGACGGTGGGGGTGCCGCCGGTCGCGTTCGCGAGGTGGAACGACGACCAGATCTCGTCGGGCTGGGTCGGTCCCCATTCCTGCCATGCCTTCAGTACGGCGGCGGCCTTCGACCAGGGCCAGGACATGTACGCCGTTACGGCCTGGGGGGCCGGGTGGGTCTTGAACTGGAGTTCCGTGACGATGCCGAAGTTGCCGTTGCCTGCGCCTCGCAGGGCCCAGAACAGGTCCTTGTTCCTCGTGGCGTCCGCGGTGAGTTGCTTGCCGTCCGCTGTGATGATCGTGGCTCGGGTGAGGCTGTCGCAGGTCAGGCCGTAGGCCCTGGACACGACGCCGTGGCCGCCGCCGAGGGTCAGGCCGGAGACGCCCACCGTGGGGCAGGAGCCGGCGGGGATGGTGGCGCCCTTTGCGGCGAGTGCCCGGTAGACGTCGATGAGTTTGGCGCCCGCGCCGATCACGGCTGTGCCGGAGGCCGTGCGGACGCGGTTGAGCTTGGAGACGTCGATGATCAGGCGGTTGTTGCCGGAGGACCAGCCGGCGTAGGAGTGGCCGCCGTTGCGGATCGCCACGCGGAGGTTGTGGGCGCGGGCGTAGGCGAGGGTGGTGCGGATGTCCTCGGGGTGGGCCACGTAGGCGACGGCTGTGGGCTTCAGGGTGTCGAAGCGGGTGTTGTAGAGCTGGTGCGCGCTGGGCCAGGCGGTGTCGCCGGGGCGGATGAGGGGGCCGTCCAGGTCTTGGGCGAGGGCGGACCAGTTGGCTGAGGCGGAAGCGGCGGTGGTGCGGAGGGGCGGCTGAGAGGCGGAGCCGGTGGCGCTCGCACCGCCCCTGTCCTTGGCTCCCGTGCAGGCGCCGGTCGTGGCTGCCGTGAGCACGGCTGCGCCGCCGGCCATGAAGGTACGCCGTTCCATCTCGCCTCCCGTGGGTTACGTGGAACGAGACGGGGTGGTGGCGGTGTGGGTTCCATGGGAACCCCCGGACCTTTTTCGCCCCCGCCGCCCCTACCCATTCCCATCCCTGGGGGCTGCGCCCCCAGACCCCCGCTGTCGGCCCTGAACGGGCCTCGTCCTCAAACGCCGGACGGGCTGGAAGTGCTGGCTGCGGTCTCGTCTCAGCCCTCCGTGTGGGCTTCTGCGTCTCGTCGTGCCTGGCTTCTTGCTCTTCTTGCCGGGCCTCGCCAGCCGCAGGTGCAGTGGGCTGTGCAGAAAGGGCCCTGCTCGGTCGTGGCTGTGCGGTGGGAGGTGGAGGACGGGGGTGCGGGTGGGACCTGGTCGTGTGCCACGTAAGCAACCGTACCGAAGGAGCGGTAAAGGGTTTCTACGGGTGGGGGCGGGCGTTACGGGGGTGGCCAGTCGTCGTTAAGGGGAGCGATGGGGGCCACCGTGACGGACGTACCGGCTGGGGGGTAGGCAGGCGATGGCGGAGCGGCAGTACAGGCGGAGGGGGGCGGTTGTCGCCGTCGGGGTTGTGGCGTGTGTGGGGGTGGTGAGTGGGTGTGGGCAGCCCGTCCAGGCAGAGGGCGTCCATGGTGGGGAGGGGAGTGCGGTGGTCAGGGGTGCCGCTGCCGAGCTGGTTCGGGCTCGTTCCTCCAAGGCCCATACCTCCATGGAGATGGCCGCCGGCGGGACCCGCGTCACCATTCGGGGGGAGGGGGTCTACGACTTCCGCAAGCAGGTGGGGCGGCTCAAGGTGCTCCTGCCTCAGGATCCGTCGGGGGATTCTCCGCATCGGCCCATCACTGAGCTGCTTGCGCCCGGTGCGCTCTTCATGAAGAACCGGGGGGCCGGTGTGCCTGCGGACAAATGGGTGCGGGTCGAGACCGAGTCCATGGCTGACGGGAATCTCGTCACCGGTGGTGCCACCGATCCCTATGCCGCCGCCGAGCTGCTCCTCGGGGCCGAGGACGTCAGCTTCGTGGGGGAGGAGCAGGTGGCGGGTGTCGACGTACGGCACTATCGCGGGACCGCTGACCTGCGGCGGGCCGCTCGGCATGCCTCCGACGGGTCCCGGGACTCGCTTGCGGCCGCGGCGAAAGGGTTCGCCACCTCTCGGGTTCCGTTCGACGTCTATCTGGATGACGAGGGGCGGATTCGCAAGGTGCGGCATCGGTTCAGCTTCGTCAACGGGCAGCAGGACGGGCCCGTCGCTGTTGCCTCCACCACCTTGCTGTTCGACTTCGGCGTCGACGTGGACGTACGGCTTCCGGACCGCGACGACATCTTCGCCGGGCGTATCGCGGAGGAGTGAGGATCCTCGACGGTCGTCAAGGACTAGCCCGTCCGTGCCATGCGCGGTGTGTAGGCCGCTCCCTACTCTAGGAAGTCGGTGACGGCAGAGAAGAGGTGATGCGCGTGGCTCCGGTCGGCGGTACGGCAGTTCAGGACCACGTGGCCCTCGCCGAGATCGAGCTGTGCGGTGAACTGATCATCGCGGCCTCGGCCGCCGAGGAGCGGCTGAGCATGGAGAGCATCGACGAGGTGCTCAGGGTGGGGGAGGAGCGGGACGTCAGCAACGCCGACGGTCCCGGCTCCGTCGCCCGATCAATTTCGGCCTGATCCACTGCCCCCGCGTCTCAGGTCCGCAGCAGCCTCGCGAT from Streptomyces davaonensis JCM 4913 encodes the following:
- a CDS encoding TetR/AcrR family transcriptional regulator; the protein is MVRMPETRPYHHGDLRTALLTAAERTLREKGTASLSLRELAREVGVSHAAPGRHFKDKQALLNALALTGFERLARVLAAAEDPALPLEPRLTALARAYLGFAIDNAELLELMYARKHEPDASEQMAVAVEQTIGSLDRILADAQRRGEIIEGDPEQLNLVTGATLHGVADFISAGWLTPEAALAGVDGLVHVLLHGLKPR
- a CDS encoding oxidoreductase, with translation MTETKQQQWTATDLPDLHGRTAVVTGANSGIGLTAADALARAGAHVVFAVRDPERGRAAAATVNGSTEVRRLDLADLASVREFAAGWEGSPLDLLINNAGVMMLPKQRTKDGFEMQFGTNHLGHFALTNLLLPHITGRVVTVSSAAHRWGDGTIHFDDLNMDANYDPRRAYGQSKLANLLFTLELQRRLTNSGSRACALAAHPGYSATNLQSHAASPVARFGMRLSNRFAAQSDRAGCLPTLYAATQDLPGASYVGPDGWGEWRGGPTLVSRSRAASDPAVARRLWAVSEELTGVRCPLEVQVA
- a CDS encoding DUF1330 domain-containing protein, coding for MTAYAIAHLREITPHVEIAEYIERIGATFEPYGGRFLVHGVREQETVEGCWPGDVVMIEFPGIAEAREWWDSPAYRDIAPLRSRHITGDIILVQGVAEDYDPATTAQALRDGLDGDA
- a CDS encoding contact-dependent growth inhibition system immunity protein; this translates as MNSQNAWEWNERFLALSQLLGAYFCQDFPDWYGSWEEAIDDYLGDMDGEEAGRAAEEITQILAIVTSDQELKQATHILGLELLPPRGMTLRRWLEGMRHRISSAM
- a CDS encoding C40 family peptidase; translation: MLLVVGVYVVAGNLANGVGGGAKALAKGAVPAAYQTLVQKWGNLCPAINPALLAAQLYQESGFNPKAQSPAAAQGIAQFIPGTWATHGIDGDGDGDRDVWDPQDAIPSAASYDCELASYVKDVPGDATKNMLAAYNAGAYAVIKYGGVPPYSETRNYVKTITTLEESFAAPVGRVDPSEQAAGAIAYAQKKLGTLYLWGGDGTAEDGGRFDCSGLTKAAYDSVGVSLPRVANDQYNAGPHPARDELLPGDLVFFSDDLTNSRAIRHVGIYVGGGYMIDAPRTGAVIRFDPIDTPDYFGATRVTEDGAKALPTEV
- a CDS encoding phosphatase PAP2 family protein — translated: MAGLAASGSNPDVELLYDINGLAKDAPGWFDRVVEFVGEYGLLIAMVLVVVWCWSSVRRKGGEDAASSVAALVWAPLAAALAVLVNVPIRGFVERPRPFLDHQGLEVLVSGKTDFSFVSDHATITMAMGVGLFVANRKFGLVGIGLALLEGFCRIYMGVHYPTDVVGGFALGTAVTLLLSPVASALLTPVMKAVERSPRGGWLIRSRKGASNDGQGAVVPGARTENAGAEERDLAA
- a CDS encoding FAD-binding oxidoreductase → MERRTFMAGGAAVLTAATTGACTGAKDRGGASATGSASQPPLRTTAASASANWSALAQDLDGPLIRPGDTAWPSAHQLYNTRFDTLKPTAVAYVAHPEDIRTTLAYARAHNLRVAIRNGGHSYAGWSSGNNRLIIDVSKLNRVRTASGTAVIGAGAKLIDVYRALAAKGATIPAGSCPTVGVSGLTLGGGHGVVSRAYGLTCDSLTRATIITADGKQLTADATRNKDLFWALRGAGNGNFGIVTELQFKTHPAPQAVTAYMSWPWSKAAAVLKAWQEWGPTQPDEIWSSFHLANATGGTPTVSVAAFSLGTYGELQNAVDRLADRIGASATSVSLRRRSYEESMELYAGCSSFTTDAQCHLPGTTPGRNPQGALNRETYAAKSDFFDRSISSAGIQTLLTKMKSVRGGSGSIALTALGGAVNRVDPTATAFVHRRSRMLAQYIAAWQAGTSGTTAQSWLTEAHTAMKPYASGAAYQNYTDPTLKDWRKAYYGDAATRLTQLKKQYDPKGFFTFPQSL
- a CDS encoding lipoprotein translates to MAERQYRRRGAVVAVGVVACVGVVSGCGQPVQAEGVHGGEGSAVVRGAAAELVRARSSKAHTSMEMAAGGTRVTIRGEGVYDFRKQVGRLKVLLPQDPSGDSPHRPITELLAPGALFMKNRGAGVPADKWVRVETESMADGNLVTGGATDPYAAAELLLGAEDVSFVGEEQVAGVDVRHYRGTADLRRAARHASDGSRDSLAAAAKGFATSRVPFDVYLDDEGRIRKVRHRFSFVNGQQDGPVAVASTTLLFDFGVDVDVRLPDRDDIFAGRIAEE